In the genome of Rhizobium rhizogenes, one region contains:
- a CDS encoding LysR family transcriptional regulator: protein MNWDDVRLFLSVARSGQFLSAARKLGVNHATLSRRISALEAAIGTQLFLRSTNGCELTEEGQRLLAGAERMETEMLNAQANLGRVDTVVAGTVRIGAPDGLGVSFLAPRLGRLTARYPDLKIQLVPVPRSFSLSQREADIAITIERPEQGRLMFSKLTDYSLGLYASADYLAEYGTPADVEALKRHRRIGYVEDLIFSPSLNYTGEIMRDWDAAFEISSATGQTEAVRSGAGIGILHNYIAGQYAELRRIMPHLSINRSYWTAYHESARQLVRVRTVVDFLQELVAEERRIFT from the coding sequence ATGAACTGGGATGATGTGCGTTTGTTCCTAAGCGTCGCGCGAAGCGGCCAGTTTCTGTCGGCGGCCAGGAAGCTTGGTGTCAACCATGCTACCCTCAGCCGGCGGATTTCCGCCCTGGAAGCGGCGATCGGCACGCAGCTCTTCCTGCGAAGCACCAATGGCTGCGAGCTGACGGAGGAGGGCCAGCGCCTTCTTGCCGGGGCCGAACGCATGGAAACTGAAATGCTGAATGCCCAGGCAAATCTTGGCCGCGTCGATACGGTGGTGGCGGGAACGGTGCGCATCGGTGCGCCGGATGGTCTTGGTGTATCCTTCCTCGCGCCACGGCTCGGCCGGCTGACGGCGCGGTATCCCGACCTGAAAATCCAGCTCGTGCCGGTGCCGCGTTCTTTCTCCCTGTCGCAGCGCGAGGCCGATATCGCCATCACCATCGAAAGGCCGGAGCAGGGCCGCCTGATGTTTTCGAAACTGACCGATTATTCGCTGGGTCTATATGCCTCTGCGGATTATCTGGCCGAATATGGAACGCCGGCCGATGTCGAAGCGCTGAAGCGCCACCGCCGCATCGGTTATGTGGAAGACCTGATCTTTTCACCGTCGCTCAACTATACCGGCGAGATCATGCGCGACTGGGATGCCGCCTTCGAAATCTCCAGCGCCACGGGCCAGACAGAGGCGGTGCGCTCGGGCGCAGGCATTGGCATCCTGCATAATTACATCGCCGGGCAATATGCCGAGCTTCGGCGGATCATGCCGCATCTCAGCATAAACCGGTCCTACTGGACGGCCTATCACGAGTCCGCCCGACAACTGGTCCGCGTCCGTACCGTGGTCGATTTTCTGCAGGAACTCGTTGCCGAAGAAAGGCGAATTTTCACCTGA
- a CDS encoding DMT family transporter has protein sequence MIKKLSPTGLGVAVMLLGMLLFALNDAMGKWLVSTYSQGQVILIRSAAALVILVPIVWRAGLSGLVNIERPGLQVARVFFSTAELFCFYFAVAALPLADVMTYWLAAPIYVAALSPFLLGEKVGWRRWTAIAIGFVGVLIALKPSSASLTSAALFSILGSAAFAFMMLSGRQLRNTPDTVLAFWQIIGAALAGIVAVFLAPSGWLPVQSGFDLAFLGLLGVVAMAAHVLVNRALKLADAATVAPLQYTLLLWAVIFGWLFFGDVPQTSIVVGAGLIVLSGLYIFFRENTLKRRRETAEGLAAEQV, from the coding sequence ATGATAAAAAAGCTTTCGCCGACCGGCCTCGGCGTGGCCGTCATGCTGCTTGGAATGCTGCTTTTCGCATTGAACGACGCCATGGGCAAATGGCTGGTATCGACCTATAGCCAGGGTCAGGTCATTCTCATCCGAAGTGCGGCAGCGCTTGTCATTCTCGTTCCGATCGTCTGGAGAGCCGGCCTTTCCGGCCTCGTGAATATCGAGCGGCCTGGCCTTCAGGTGGCGCGCGTGTTCTTTTCCACGGCGGAGCTCTTCTGTTTCTATTTCGCCGTGGCCGCCCTGCCGCTGGCCGATGTCATGACCTATTGGCTTGCCGCTCCGATTTACGTGGCGGCGCTCTCGCCGTTTCTGCTCGGGGAAAAGGTCGGCTGGCGCCGCTGGACGGCCATCGCCATCGGTTTTGTCGGCGTTCTCATCGCGCTCAAACCCAGTTCGGCAAGCCTCACCTCCGCGGCACTCTTTTCCATTCTCGGCAGCGCCGCCTTCGCTTTCATGATGTTGTCCGGCCGCCAGCTGCGCAATACGCCGGATACGGTGCTTGCCTTCTGGCAGATCATCGGAGCGGCGCTTGCTGGCATCGTTGCGGTGTTTCTTGCGCCATCGGGCTGGTTGCCGGTGCAGTCCGGTTTCGATCTTGCCTTCCTCGGCCTACTCGGCGTGGTCGCCATGGCCGCGCATGTGCTGGTCAACCGGGCGCTTAAACTGGCCGATGCGGCCACCGTCGCGCCGTTGCAATATACCTTGCTGCTCTGGGCGGTGATTTTCGGCTGGCTGTTCTTCGGCGATGTGCCGCAGACGAGCATCGTCGTCGGCGCGGGTCTGATCGTTCTGTCCGGCCTCTATATTTTCTTCCGTGAAAATACGCTCAAACGCCGCCGCGAAACTGCCGAAGGACTGGCCGCGGAGCAGGTCTGA
- a CDS encoding CoA-acylating methylmalonate-semialdehyde dehydrogenase, with protein sequence MKEIGHFINGKHVPGTSGRTSNVYNPATGEVQATVALASDAELRAAVESAKAAQPKWAATNPQRRARVFFKFVELLNRDINELAVLLSSEHGKTVEDSKGDIVRGLEVCEFVCGIPHLQKGEFTEGAGPAIDMYSIRQPVGIGAGITPFNFPGMIPMWMFAPAIACGNAFILKPSERDPSLPIRLAELMIEAGLPAGILNVVNGDKGAVDAILTDPDIGAVSFVGSTPIARYVYGTAAMNGKRAQCFGGAKNHMIIMPDADLDQAVNALMGAGYGSAGERCMAVSVAVPVGEETANRLVEKLIPQIEALKIGPYTDDKADMGPLVTKEAQTRVKGLIDSGVAQGAKLLVDGRDFKLQGYEDGYFVGGCLFDHVTPDMDIYKTEIFGPVLSVVRAKNYEDALELPMKHEYGNGVAIYTRDGDAARDFASRVNIGMIGVNVPIPVPLAYHSFGGWKASSFGDLNQHGTDSIKFWTKTKTITSRWPSGIKSGAEFVMPTMK encoded by the coding sequence ATGAAGGAAATCGGTCATTTCATTAACGGCAAGCATGTGCCTGGCACCAGCGGCCGCACATCGAATGTCTACAATCCCGCCACGGGCGAAGTTCAGGCAACCGTTGCGCTTGCGAGCGACGCCGAACTGCGCGCCGCCGTTGAAAGCGCCAAGGCTGCGCAGCCGAAATGGGCCGCCACCAACCCGCAGCGCCGCGCCCGCGTCTTCTTCAAGTTCGTCGAACTTCTGAACCGCGATATCAACGAGCTGGCGGTGCTGCTATCCAGCGAGCACGGCAAGACCGTCGAGGATTCCAAGGGCGACATCGTTCGCGGCCTTGAGGTCTGCGAGTTCGTCTGCGGCATTCCGCATCTGCAGAAGGGCGAATTCACCGAGGGCGCCGGCCCGGCCATCGACATGTATTCGATCCGCCAGCCGGTTGGCATCGGCGCGGGCATCACCCCGTTCAACTTCCCCGGCATGATCCCGATGTGGATGTTCGCCCCGGCAATCGCCTGCGGCAACGCCTTCATCCTCAAGCCTTCCGAGCGCGACCCGTCGCTGCCGATCCGCCTTGCCGAACTGATGATCGAGGCCGGTCTTCCGGCGGGCATCCTCAACGTCGTCAACGGCGACAAGGGCGCTGTCGACGCCATCCTGACCGATCCCGATATCGGCGCGGTTTCCTTCGTTGGCTCGACACCGATCGCCCGCTATGTCTACGGCACCGCTGCCATGAACGGCAAGCGCGCGCAGTGCTTCGGCGGCGCGAAGAACCACATGATCATCATGCCGGATGCCGATCTCGACCAGGCCGTGAACGCATTGATGGGCGCAGGTTACGGCTCGGCCGGCGAGCGCTGCATGGCGGTTTCGGTTGCGGTTCCGGTTGGCGAAGAGACGGCCAACCGTCTCGTTGAAAAGCTTATCCCGCAGATCGAGGCACTGAAGATCGGCCCCTATACCGACGACAAGGCCGATATGGGCCCGCTCGTCACCAAGGAAGCGCAGACGCGCGTCAAGGGCCTGATCGACAGCGGTGTCGCACAGGGCGCGAAGCTTCTGGTTGATGGCCGCGACTTCAAGCTTCAGGGCTATGAAGACGGCTATTTCGTCGGCGGTTGCCTGTTCGACCACGTCACCCCCGATATGGACATCTACAAGACGGAGATCTTCGGACCGGTTCTGTCGGTCGTTCGCGCCAAGAACTACGAGGACGCGCTCGAACTGCCGATGAAGCACGAATACGGCAACGGCGTCGCGATCTATACCCGTGACGGCGATGCGGCCCGCGATTTCGCCAGCCGCGTCAATATCGGCATGATCGGCGTCAATGTTCCGATCCCGGTTCCGCTTGCCTACCACTCCTTCGGCGGCTGGAAGGCTTCCAGCTTCGGTGACCTCAACCAGCACGGCACGGATTCGATCAAGTTCTGGACAAAGACCAAGACGATCACCTCGCGCTGGCCGTCCGGCATCAAGTCGGGTGCCGAATTCGTCATGCCGACGATGAAATAA